Proteins encoded by one window of Pseudomonadota bacterium:
- a CDS encoding alpha/beta fold hydrolase: MAPDKTPPTSLNHDGHAIYYELKGSGAPVTLIHGVGTWSDDWLGVIDRFGGRFQTIRYDLRSHGRSGQPPGDYAAGDFVDDLVCLLDHAGINKTHLAGFSLGGLIAQAFTLAHPDRVDRLALLSTVAGRTPEERDRVRSRLDFIRNEPPVSYFDASASRWFTDSFRAEHPQLLAEKKRVIGRMDTDRYAACYRVLAESDFADDLHRISNRTLVMTGEFDQGSNPRMARLMYERLPDAELIILPRLRHSVLLEAPDIVGGILREFFSD, translated from the coding sequence ATGGCACCGGACAAAACGCCGCCAACCAGCCTCAACCACGACGGTCATGCGATCTACTATGAGCTCAAGGGATCCGGCGCGCCCGTCACGCTGATCCACGGTGTCGGTACCTGGTCAGATGACTGGCTTGGTGTCATCGACCGGTTCGGCGGGCGTTTCCAAACCATTCGTTACGACCTCAGAAGCCATGGCCGGTCCGGCCAACCGCCCGGCGACTACGCGGCCGGCGATTTCGTCGACGATCTCGTCTGCCTGCTGGACCATGCGGGCATCAACAAGACGCACCTAGCCGGCTTTTCTCTCGGCGGCCTGATCGCCCAGGCGTTCACGCTGGCCCATCCCGACCGGGTCGACCGCCTTGCCCTCCTGTCGACGGTTGCCGGAAGGACACCGGAGGAACGTGATCGCGTGCGGAGTCGTCTCGACTTTATCCGCAACGAGCCGCCGGTCAGCTATTTCGATGCGTCGGCATCACGCTGGTTTACCGATAGCTTCCGCGCCGAACATCCCCAACTGCTGGCAGAAAAGAAGCGGGTGATCGGTCGTATGGATACCGACCGCTACGCCGCCTGTTACCGCGTACTCGCCGAATCCGACTTCGCTGACGATCTCCACCGGATTTCGAATCGCACACTGGTCATGACCGGCGAGTTCGACCAGGGATCGAACCCGCGCATGGCGCGCCTGATGTACGAGCGCCTACCAGATGCCGAGCTCATTATCCTGCCGCGCTTGCGCCATAGCGTCCTGCTGGAAGCGCCGGACATCGTCGGCGGCATCCTGCGTGAGTTCTTTTCGGACTGA
- a CDS encoding EF-hand domain-containing protein, which produces MDRVVTPTLAATALLLLLAGISYEAHSAGDRAEEMFNRADIDADGSITMEEWQVTRDTMFTTMDVNADGYVTIEEAQQVRAERHGDKMIDKFDTDSDGLVSTDEFMSGEFKGLKKFERLDADGDGIVTQAEADEGRHGEKLMDKADLNSDGQVTMDEIMTLRAETFTEIDTDGDGFISANDVSEAYAARKAESDHQGHGKGHRMFERADADGDGQISAEEFANTKPNMFECLDADGDGAITLDEASDRDRHRDCRKDAG; this is translated from the coding sequence ATGGATCGCGTTGTTACCCCCACCCTGGCCGCCACGGCCTTGCTGCTTCTGCTCGCCGGTATCTCGTACGAAGCCCATTCCGCCGGCGACCGCGCGGAAGAGATGTTCAATCGCGCCGACATCGATGCGGACGGCTCGATCACCATGGAAGAATGGCAGGTCACGCGTGACACCATGTTCACGACCATGGACGTCAATGCCGACGGTTACGTGACGATTGAGGAGGCCCAGCAGGTGCGTGCCGAGCGTCACGGCGACAAGATGATCGACAAGTTCGACACCGACAGTGATGGTCTCGTCTCGACAGACGAGTTCATGAGCGGCGAGTTCAAGGGCTTGAAGAAGTTCGAACGGCTCGATGCTGATGGTGACGGTATCGTCACCCAAGCCGAAGCCGACGAAGGCCGTCACGGCGAAAAGCTCATGGACAAGGCCGACCTTAACAGCGACGGCCAAGTGACGATGGACGAGATCATGACCCTGCGCGCCGAGACGTTCACCGAGATCGATACCGACGGTGACGGCTTCATATCCGCCAACGACGTCTCAGAGGCATACGCCGCACGCAAGGCCGAGTCGGACCACCAGGGCCACGGCAAAGGCCATCGCATGTTCGAGCGCGCGGATGCTGACGGCGACGGCCAGATTTCGGCTGAAGAGTTCGCCAACACCAAACCGAACATGTTCGAGTGCCTGGATGCCGACGGTGACGGCGCCATCACGCTTGACGAAGCATCGGATCGCGATCGCCACCGCGATTGCCGTAAAGACGCGGGCTGA
- a CDS encoding nuclear transport factor 2 family protein, with product MQEPADTDDKAIEVIVEDYFLGMYEADTERLQRIFHPQCWLFGENPRGSHAFPVKGFIEQIGSSPAPKVEGEPYDMHLVSVDRTGPVAVAKVNVRYQNRHFTDYLVMQRTGDEWRIVNKAFFSPD from the coding sequence ATGCAAGAACCTGCTGATACGGACGACAAAGCGATTGAAGTCATTGTCGAGGATTACTTCCTCGGTATGTACGAAGCTGACACCGAGCGCCTTCAACGGATCTTCCACCCCCAATGCTGGTTGTTTGGCGAGAACCCCCGCGGCAGCCACGCCTTCCCGGTAAAGGGCTTCATCGAGCAAATCGGTAGCAGCCCCGCACCTAAGGTTGAGGGCGAGCCCTATGACATGCATCTGGTATCTGTTGATCGTACGGGGCCGGTCGCCGTCGCCAAGGTCAACGTGCGTTACCAGAATAGGCATTTCACCGACTATCTGGTGATGCAGCGAACAGGCGATGAATGGCGCATCGTCAACAAAGCGTTTTTCAGCCCAGACTGA
- the ppk2 gene encoding polyphosphate kinase 2: MDAKTAVRKSFEEGDYPYPEPLGRKKYEKKKEPLQIELVRMQRWVTETGQRLVVVFEGRDAAGKGGMIKAITEHLNPRVARVVALPKPNETERGQWYFQRYVTHMPTKGEIVLFDRSWYNRAGVERVMDFCDESQYRLFMNQAPAFERMLLDDGIVLIKYWLAISQHEQQRRFERRRKDPLKQWKMSPIDIAAVEKWDDYTKAREEMFAATDTPFAPWTVVNAEDKHRARLATMRHLLCGLDYEGKQPNVIGTPDAKIIDHPDGVTY, translated from the coding sequence ATGGATGCGAAGACGGCGGTCAGAAAGTCTTTCGAGGAAGGCGACTACCCCTATCCCGAGCCGCTGGGACGCAAGAAGTACGAGAAGAAGAAGGAACCGCTTCAGATCGAGCTGGTCCGCATGCAACGCTGGGTGACGGAGACTGGCCAGCGCCTGGTCGTGGTGTTCGAGGGGCGCGACGCCGCCGGCAAGGGCGGCATGATCAAGGCGATCACCGAACACCTGAACCCGCGTGTCGCCCGCGTCGTCGCCTTGCCCAAACCCAACGAGACCGAACGCGGTCAATGGTACTTTCAACGCTACGTCACGCACATGCCGACCAAGGGCGAAATCGTGTTGTTCGATCGCTCCTGGTACAATCGCGCCGGCGTCGAGCGCGTCATGGATTTCTGTGACGAGTCGCAATACCGCCTGTTCATGAACCAGGCCCCGGCGTTTGAACGCATGCTGCTGGATGACGGCATCGTGCTGATCAAGTACTGGCTTGCGATCAGCCAGCACGAACAGCAGCGCCGCTTCGAGCGCCGCCGCAAGGACCCCCTGAAGCAGTGGAAGATGAGCCCGATCGACATTGCCGCCGTCGAGAAATGGGACGATTACACCAAGGCGCGCGAGGAGATGTTCGCCGCGACCGACACGCCCTTCGCGCCGTGGACGGTGGTTAACGCGGAAGACAAGCACCGCGCCCGGCTCGCGACCATGCGCCATCTGCTGTGCGGCTTGGACTATGAGGGCAAGCAACCCAACGTCATCGGCACGCCGGACGCCAAGATCATCGATCATCCCGACGGCGTGACTTACTAG
- a CDS encoding flavodoxin family protein, producing MTQHRNTAERRTLCLLGSPRPSGNSETLARRFCQRAVDHGAPVQQVALSELSYGGCRNLFRCKGDLPHCGQKDDLTPVLESITQSDVLVLASPVYFTNLTGQLKSVIDRFFSFLVPDYPNQARKSRLGPGRRLILVQTQGEGEDRYGDLLERYATGFRLLGFEHQFLIRAWGVREAGDVVEYPAFLERCDAVAQQIYGQE from the coding sequence TTGACCCAACACAGGAACACAGCCGAACGGCGCACCCTTTGCCTGCTCGGCAGCCCTCGGCCAAGCGGCAACAGCGAGACGCTCGCCAGACGTTTCTGCCAGCGAGCGGTGGATCACGGCGCGCCAGTCCAGCAGGTCGCCCTGTCGGAGCTGTCCTATGGCGGCTGCCGGAACCTCTTCCGCTGCAAGGGCGACCTGCCTCATTGTGGTCAGAAGGACGATCTTACGCCGGTGCTGGAGAGCATCACCCAGTCGGACGTTCTTGTGTTGGCGAGCCCGGTCTACTTCACCAACCTGACTGGCCAATTGAAGTCGGTGATCGACCGCTTTTTCTCCTTCCTGGTGCCGGATTATCCGAACCAAGCGCGAAAGAGCCGTCTTGGTCCTGGGCGCCGGTTGATTCTTGTGCAAACCCAGGGTGAGGGCGAGGACCGCTACGGTGACCTTCTAGAACGTTACGCGACGGGGTTCCGGCTTCTTGGCTTCGAGCACCAGTTTCTGATCCGCGCCTGGGGCGTGCGCGAGGCTGGAGACGTGGTCGAATATCCTGCCTTCCTTGAGCGCTGCGATGCCGTTGCCCAACAGATTTATGGGCAGGAATGA
- the gcvA gene encoding transcriptional regulator GcvA — protein sequence MNPRLPALNGLQAFEAVARHRSFTRAAEELRLTQTAISHRIGRLEAQLGFQLFLRHGRDVELSPAGQTYLPGVRSAFEALYRATTDLLDEGGSGELTVSTLVSFAAKWLVPRLADFQSAHPEVAVRILTSPLPVDFARESIDLAIRYGDGRWPGLRADLLLREETFPVCSPKLLADSGRLSCPEDLAGHVLIHNTAFPEDWARWLAAVGQPDLDAKAHLRFDLGFAAIEAAADGAGVAMGRRSLAGYDLSKGTLVAPFELRIPRQAYYLVAPRRGAERPKVKIFRDWLLTAA from the coding sequence ATGAACCCGCGGCTTCCTGCTCTGAATGGCCTGCAAGCTTTCGAAGCCGTAGCCCGTCATAGGAGTTTTACCAGGGCTGCAGAAGAGCTCCGCTTAACCCAGACCGCGATCAGCCATCGGATCGGCCGGCTTGAAGCGCAGCTCGGTTTCCAGCTCTTCCTCCGGCACGGTCGCGATGTTGAGTTGAGCCCAGCGGGTCAAACCTACCTCCCGGGAGTACGCAGTGCTTTTGAGGCTCTTTACCGGGCAACGACGGACTTGCTTGACGAGGGCGGCAGCGGCGAACTGACGGTCAGTACACTTGTCTCTTTCGCCGCAAAGTGGCTGGTGCCGCGTCTGGCGGATTTTCAAAGCGCTCATCCGGAGGTCGCCGTCAGAATCCTGACCTCGCCTTTGCCGGTCGACTTTGCGCGCGAGTCCATTGACCTGGCGATCCGATACGGCGACGGGCGTTGGCCGGGATTGCGGGCCGACCTCCTGCTGCGAGAGGAGACCTTTCCGGTGTGCAGCCCGAAGCTCTTGGCGGATAGTGGACGCCTCAGCTGCCCTGAGGATCTGGCCGGTCATGTCTTGATCCACAACACCGCATTTCCCGAAGACTGGGCCCGATGGCTGGCGGCCGTCGGGCAACCGGACTTGGACGCCAAGGCGCATCTGAGATTCGATCTGGGTTTTGCCGCGATCGAAGCGGCGGCCGATGGTGCCGGTGTCGCTATGGGCCGCCGCTCACTAGCCGGTTACGACCTTTCGAAGGGAACCTTGGTCGCGCCTTTCGAGCTACGCATTCCGCGGCAAGCTTACTATCTGGTGGCGCCGCGACGCGGGGCCGAGCGACCCAAGGTGAAAATCTTTCGAGACTGGCTCTTGACTGCTGCGTGA